Below is a genomic region from Candidatus Margulisiibacteriota bacterium.
GGGATTAGACATAAGAAGCATTTACCTGTAAGAGGCCAAAGAACAAAAACTAATGCTCGTACAAAAAGAGGTAAAAAAACCACTATAGCGAATAAGAAGAAAGCTGTTAAGTAGGAAAGAGGAGTTGAATAAATGGTAGCTGCTAAGAAAAAAACCAATGTAACTAAAAAAAAGAAAGTTAAAAAGAATATAGCTCATGGTATTGCTTTTATAAAATCAAATTTTAATAACACAATTATTTCAATTACTGATTTAGAGGGTAATGTTATCTCTTGGGGAAGTTCAGGAGCAGTTGGCTTTAAGGGTTCCAAGAAAGGGACACCATTTGCAGCTCAGTCAGCAGGAGAGAGAGCCGCCATTATTGCAAAAGAAAACGGCATGCAACATATTGATGTTTTCGTAAAGGGTCCTGGTCCAGGTAGAGAAACTGCGATCAGAGCCATTCAGGCAGCAGGGATTGAAGTTATATCTATAAAAGACGTCACACCAATACCACACAATGGATGTAGACCACGCAAAAGAAGAAGAGTATAGGAAGGGAGATATTGGTATGGGTTCGTACAAGGGAGCGTCTTGCAAATTATGTAGAAGAGAAGGCATTAAGCTTTTTTTAAAAAGCGATAAGTGTGAAAGTCCAAAATGTCCACTAGCAAAGAGGGCATATCCTCCTGGACAGCATGGTCCTGTTTTTAGAAGCAAACTTTCAGAGTTTGGTATTCGTATGAGAGAAAAACAAAAGGCGAAAAGATTTTATTATCTTGCTGAAGGACAGTTTAGAAAATATTTTCAAAAAGCTGATAATACTCCTGGCAATACTGCCGAAGAGTTGATTAAGTTAGTTGAAAGAAGATTAGATAATGTTGTGTTTAGGGCAGGTCTTGCTTATACAAGGATGAATGCCCGACAACTAGTTAATCATGGTCATTTTTTAGTGAATGGGAAAAAAGTAGACATCCCTTCATATCTAGTTAGTGAAAATGATGTTTTATCCATTAAAGAATCTTCCAAAGAGTCTTTTGCTACTATAATTGAGAAAAATAAAAATAGAGTAGGGTATAGTTGGATTACTTCAGATGTAAGTGCTAACAAGTATACTTTTACAAGAATACCAAATTTAGAAGAATCCGCAGTTCCTGTGAATTTACAGTTAATTGTTGAGTATTATTCTAGATAAAAATAAGAAGGAGGCCTGTTTGCCGTGAAGTTAAATACAAAGGTAGATGTTATAAAGAGCGACGATAAGAACTATGTAAAGATGGTAATTATTCCTTTAGATAAAGGTTATGGAAATACGTTAGGAAATTCAATGCGCAGAGTTCTTCTGTCTTCTTTACCTGGAGCAGCAGTAACTGCAGTTAGAATTTCCGGAGCAGAGCATGAGTTTTGTTCTATTGAAGGAATTAAGGAAGACGTTGTTGATATTGTAATAAATATTAAAAAAATATATCTTAAGAGCCATTCCAAAACCCCAAAAACAATAGTAATCGAATCAAGCAAAAAGGGTGAAATTAAAGCTTCTGATATTCAGCATGATTCTGAAATAGAAATAATTAATAAAGACCATCATATTGCTACAATTACTGGTAATACAAAGTTAAGAATTGAAATGAGAGTTGAAACAGGAATCGGATATAGGCTTTCTGAATTAAATCATTATGAAGATATGCCAATAGGTACAATTCCACTTGATTGTGATTTTTCACCTGTGTTGAAAGTTAATCATGCAATTGATTACACAAGAGTTGGGAACAGAACTGACCTTGATAAATTAACTTTAGAAGTTTGGACAAATGGTACCATTTGTGCGGAAGATGCAGTAGAAAATGCTTCTAAAGTACTTATTGATAGCTTTAGTTTGTTTACAGACTATAAGCATATTATTCCTTTAGCAGTTCCTGAAGAAAAGAAAGTAGAGCCTAAAGACAATACAATTTTAGAGTTATCTATTGAAGACCTCGAATTATCTGCAAGATCTTCAAATTGTCTTCGTAAGTCAGGAAT
It encodes:
- the rpsK gene encoding 30S ribosomal protein S11; its protein translation is MVAAKKKTNVTKKKKVKKNIAHGIAFIKSNFNNTIISITDLEGNVISWGSSGAVGFKGSKKGTPFAAQSAGERAAIIAKENGMQHIDVFVKGPGPGRETAIRAIQAAGIEVISIKDVTPIPHNGCRPRKRRRV
- the rpsD gene encoding 30S ribosomal protein S4 translates to MGSYKGASCKLCRREGIKLFLKSDKCESPKCPLAKRAYPPGQHGPVFRSKLSEFGIRMREKQKAKRFYYLAEGQFRKYFQKADNTPGNTAEELIKLVERRLDNVVFRAGLAYTRMNARQLVNHGHFLVNGKKVDIPSYLVSENDVLSIKESSKESFATIIEKNKNRVGYSWITSDVSANKYTFTRIPNLEESAVPVNLQLIVEYYSR
- a CDS encoding DNA-directed RNA polymerase subunit alpha; protein product: MKLNTKVDVIKSDDKNYVKMVIIPLDKGYGNTLGNSMRRVLLSSLPGAAVTAVRISGAEHEFCSIEGIKEDVVDIVINIKKIYLKSHSKTPKTIVIESSKKGEIKASDIQHDSEIEIINKDHHIATITGNTKLRIEMRVETGIGYRLSELNHYEDMPIGTIPLDCDFSPVLKVNHAIDYTRVGNRTDLDKLTLEVWTNGTICAEDAVENASKVLIDSFSLFTDYKHIIPLAVPEEKKVEPKDNTILELSIEDLELSARSSNCLRKSGIQTVAELISKPMKDLMKIKNFGKKSADEINEKLVQYDLKLKED